A window of the Megalopta genalis isolate 19385.01 chromosome 2, iyMegGena1_principal, whole genome shotgun sequence genome harbors these coding sequences:
- the LOC117225263 gene encoding organic cation transporter protein, with translation MASVDKNLEELMSYLGEFGKYQCWQFSLHIIGALTAGLHMLTLLTVAAVPPHKCDIPESLGSLNASSAAWNASFMLEDLPRSVDACHYLDVNNTMQKCNSWTYDTQYFQSSRGMEWNFVCSQRWMGSLAQSAYMFGVFIGAVSLGSLADKYGRKIIFYVSAVAQLILGVSVALVNDYYIFLSLRFLYGIFGSAGAYITGFVLTMELVGASKRTVCGVMFQLAFAVGFMLVAVWGSVIKDRMWLQIAYGMHSALLIGHWWLMDESPRWLWAQGRVSEALVIVQKGLRMNGNNVDIDAAKLISEAKVQRVRQEERSYGALDLFRTPNLRKKMLNVCLNWFANSLVYYGLSLNVGNLVGNPFLMMFLSGLVELPSYILMCLLMDRTGRRCVVSTFMLIGGVCCIVASSVPTGSSVAATAIVVIVLFGKACIAGSFAVIYNYTAELFPTVVRNTALGIGSMCARLSGALTPMIMLLDSFNPKVPAVLFGFVALVSGFLALYLPETVNQPMPESIEDGENFGIGDTVFTTCLGPKRKTSASYEVTMNQLGEKDEKEKLNQAEAAK, from the coding sequence ATGGCGAGCGTCGATAAGAACCTCGAAGAGCTAATGTCGTACCTGGGCGAGTTTGGGAAGTATCAATGCTGGCAGTTCTCCTTGCACATTATCGGTGCCTTGACAGCCGGTCTTCACATGCTGACACTGCTAACAGTAGCAGCCGTCCCTCCTCACAAATGCGACATTCCGGAGTCCTTAGGCTCCCTAAATGCTTCATCGGCTGCCTGGAACGCGTCGTTTATGCTGGAAGATCTCCCTCGATCGGTAGACGCTTGTCACTACTTAGACGTAAACAATACTATGCAAAAATGCAACTCCTGGACGTACGACACCCAGTACTTCCAATCGTCTCGTGGAATGGAATGGAACTTCGTGTGTTCCCAGCGCTGGATGGGTTCACTGGCCCAGTCGGCCTATATGTTCGGCGTTTTCATCGGTGCAGTGTCCCTAGGAAGCCTAGCGGACAAGTACGGCCGCAAAATCATCTTCTACGTGTCCGCAGTGGCTCAACTAATCCTCGGAGTGAGCGTCGCTTTAGTGAACGACTACTATATTTTCTTGTCTCTGAGATTCCTCTACGGAATCTTCGGATCAGCTGGAGCCTATATCACAGGATTCGTGTTGACTATGGAGCTAGTCGGCGCATCTAAGAGAACAGTCTGCGGAGTGATGTTCCAGTTAGCGTTCGCAGTTGGATTCATGCTGGTAGCGGTCTGGGGATCTGTGATCAAAGATAGAATGTGGCTGCAGATCGCCTACGGTATGCACAGTGCTCTTTTGATCGGGCACTGGTGGCTCATGGATGAGTCACCGAGATGGCTTTGGGCCCAAGGCAGGGTCAGTGAAGCCCTAGTGATAGTTCAGAAAGGTTTGAGGATGAATGGGAACAACGTGGACATCGATGCAGCTAAACTGATCAGCGAAGCAAAGGTCCAGCGCGTCAGGCAAGAAGAAAGGTCTTACGGGGCCTTGGATCTCTTCAGGACGCCAAACTTAAGGAAGAAGATGTTGAACGTCTGCCTGAATTGGTTCGCCAACTCTCTCGTCTACTACGGACTGTCGCTGAACGTAGGCAACCTGGTTGGCAATCCTTTCCTGATGATGTTCCTGAGCGGTCTTGTCGAACTGCCTTCTTACATTCTAATGTGCCTGTTGATGGACAGGACTGGGAGAAGATGTGTAGTTAGCACCTTCATGCTGATTGGCGGAGTTTGCTGCATTGTAGCTTCCAGTGTGCCAACTGGGAGCAGCGTGGCTGCTACCGCGATTGTGGTGATCGTTTTGTTTGGTAAAGCATGTATAGCCGGTTCATTCGCTGTCATCTACAATTATACAGCCGAGTTATTCCCTACCGTGGTCAGGAACACTGCTCTGGGTATCGGGTCTATGTGCGCTAGACTGAGCGGAGCTTTAACGCCTATGATCATGCTGTTGGACTCGTTTAATCCCAAAGTGCCAGCGGTCTTGTTTGGGTTCGTTGCTCTGGTGTCCGGGTTTTTAGCATTGTACTTGCCTGAGACAGTCAACCAGCCGATGCCTGAGAGCATTGAGGATGGTGAAAACTTTGGGATCGGTGACACGGTATTTACAACTTGTCTGGGACCGAAGAGGAAGACTAGTGCTAGTTACGAAGTAACGATGAACCAACTAGGAGAAAAGGACGAGAAGGAGAAACTTAATCAAGCTGAGGCTGCGAAGTGA